DNA from Deltaproteobacteria bacterium:
ACTCGAACCCGCGGCCTCCGGCGTGACAGGCCGGCGTTATAACCAACTTAACTACCGCCCCAGCGGTGAAGCGTGATTAACAATTCAAAGGCGGATGGTCAACAATTTTATTGGGGGGAAATACTTATTCCGGATCGTGTTGTGCACAAACGCGTCGATAAGCCGCTAAATGGCGCATCGCACCCTCACGATCTCCCTCTTGTTCCAGCAAGGTTGCCAGGTTGAAGTGGGCATCCGCAAAATCTGGGTCAGATTTTAAGGCATCACGATAGGATTCGATGGCTGAGCCAACATTGTGCATATCGTGGTAGGTGACGGCTAGGTTGTAATGGGCGACCGGTTGCTGCGGGTTCACGCGGATAGCCTGTCTAAAATAGGCTGCAGCACGGTCGAGCTCGCCGGCACCGGAACAAAGAGTCCCCACATTGATATGCGCCTCGACATGCTCGGGATTACAGGCCAATGCCCGCAGGTAAGCCTCATAAGCCTTCTGTGGCTCGGTTGCTTCAAGCGCCACACCTACCTCAAACCAAGGATCCGCAGAGCGATAGTCGTCTGAGTCCTCCAAGTCCCCGATCAAAGACGTGATATTACCGTCTTCCTCTGGGATGCCTGGGTCCTGCGTGTTGAGTGTCGTGGGGTGGCTATTTTGCGGCTTAGCGTCGGCTTGGTCGAAGCTGAGCATAAATTGCCCTGATTCGGGCTCCCATGTTTGGCCCTGCGTACGCACAAGAATGCGCTCTTCCTCACTAAAAATCTGCATGCCCGACAGAGGCAGGTCGGTTGGCATTTTATCTCGAAGGTTCTCAAGAACCCGTTGAACGCGGGCTGAGGAGATTCCTTCGGCCAAAAGACGTGAAGCCATACGAAGGACCATCATGTCTCTGAAGTCGAAACTGTAGCGCCTAGGCAGCGTAATCGGGGCCTCAGGGCTTTGCCCTAGAGTGCCAGCCCGTGCCAGGTGACGTACGCGGTGCTCCGGAATTTTGAGGAGCTTTGAAACATCGCGAGTTGAGTAATCTGTAGCCATATCTTTATCCCTGCTAGCACGGGAACCCTTTATTCGTATAGGTCAACATGCGCTAGCCAATTATTCGAGGATCGCGTCCTACCTTAAGTTGCTTCTTTGGACAATTTTGCTTCCACCTTCGTTGCAGCCATGGGGCCCACTCTTGTACCGTACTGTAGGTAGACTTGAGGAACTCATGAGCAAAACCATCGCAATAGTCATTAAACCCGGGACCCCGCAGGCGGTAGAGGCGTTGGAGCGTCTTGTGAAAGTTGCTCCGGGCCATCGGTTCATTATGGAGGCCCAGGGGCACCATGCCGTTGAGGGCCTGCCCGTAGGAATTGACCGGTTGGCGGCCAAGGACATCGAGAACCAAGCTGATCTCATGGTCGTTTTCGGGGGTGACGGAACTCTCATCCATGCCGCCTCTCTCTTGCAGAGCCGAGCGGTTCCTATTCTGGGTGTGAATGTCGGCTATATTGGCTTCATGACCGATGTTGCGATTGACGAGGTAGAGCGTTCCATTGGCGCCGCGCTGGCCGGCGAGTTGGCGATAACGGAACGTATGCGGTTGGATGTGGTGCTCAGGTTCAAAGACCGTGAGCCAATTCATCGTCTCATTCTTAACGATGTGGTTTTAAGCTTACGCCAGCTTTCGCGATTGGCCTCATACCGGGTGACGGTAGGGGACGAATTGATGACGACCATGCGTGGAGATGGGGTGATTGTGTCTACGCCTACAGGCTCTACGGCTTACGCCATGGCCGCAGGTGGATCCATTTTATCGCCGACACTGCGGGCCATTGCCGTAACACCCATTAACCCGCACCAACTGACTCAGCGCCAAATGATTTTAGATGCCGAGCAAACCGTCACGCTGTCTCTGGATACGGAAACTCAGGTTGTAGCCACATTAGATGGGCAAACGGCACATAGCTTTAATGCTGAAGACTTGATGTTGGTCCGTAAAGCAGATGTGCCATTGAGGCTCTTTGAGGTTCCGTGGCGATCCTATTTCGAAACGCTGCGGACGAAGCTGGACTGGGGCAACTCTTAAGTTGTGGAGTCGGGTTCGGCGACGGACATGGCTTCTTCTAAAAGTTCCGTAAGCTCTTCTTTATCCAACGGCTCTAGACCCGAATTTTCAACGACCTTCATCACTTGTTGAAGCATCTGATGACCGGGAGCGTGATTTTGTCGTGCAAAAGCTAAACTTGCATGTTCAACAAAGACATCGTCGATTTGGTCCGTTGATTTCCAGCCGGATAAAAGCGCGGTGAAGTGCCGGACCGATTGCTCGGGAGTCACAGCTTCCATAGCGAGCATGATGTCTTGCTGGTGCTCGGGATCTCGGTTGGGGTCCGTGAGCATTTGGACAAGGTCCGGGTACAGCTGGGCTCCACGCACCTCGGCTAAGCTATGGAGTGCGGTAGCGAAGAAGAATAGTTCTTGTGGATCAACCAGGTCTGACTCTATCGCCGGAAGATATTCCTCGTGACCGCGTTTAAAGAGTTCCGCGGTAGCGGCCGCTCGAACATATGCATCATCATCATGGGATGCCATCTCCGCGAAGAAATTGTCTACCATCGGCACACGATGGCTTGTGAGCTGGTCAAATACTTCGTCCCGCTCTTCGGGTTCTTCTAGGTCGAAATAAATGGCTATGAGAGCCTCAGCGTCTCCCAGGGGCTCGGATGCTGGTTGGGACGTTGGCTCTGGGGTCTCTTGAGGTGAGGCGGGAGCCTGAGCGCTTTGCCCAAGTGCCGCCGATACCAGTGACTTTAATGAATCTTTTTTAGAACCGTCGCTCATATAACCACTAAAAGCCCCAAAAGGTGGTTAGGTCAAGCATTCTTGGGGTAGCTCATCCTTGAGCTGGGAGCGACCACCGGATATTTTGCAGATCATGTATGCCGCACTGCTTATGATAACCATGGGAACACTTGTCGATGTGGACCAGGCTTTAGTTCTCTACGACGAGGCGCTTTATGAATCTGCGCTTGAAACGCTGCCGCCGGATTGTCGAACCATCCCGAAAGAGTACGAGCGCTGTGAGCGCGTGCGAGGTCTTTGTCAGGTGGCATTGGGCCGGCAGAAGTTGGCGCTGACCAGTTGGACGCGTATGTGCTTGCGAAATCCTGCCTTAGCGCCTCCTAGGATGGCGCCAACAGCCAATGATATTTGGACCCGGGCCTGTGAACGCGCAAGGTGGATGAACAGGTTCCGGCTCGATGAACTGGCGGTTCAAAAAGACCTCGGAACATTGGTGCTCCAGCGGCCTGCCGGACCGGGAGATAGGTTAGAGAATATCCTGTTTTGGTTGAAGACGCCGGTAGATGTCGCGTTTAAAAGTTACGAGCTTAGTAAGTTTGGGAATCAGTGGCGGAGTTCAGGAGAGGTCTCTGCGATACCTGGCGATTACCTCTATTATCTGGAATTTAACTTGGCTTCAGGGGAGCGGTTTCAACTTGGGACTGCTCAAGAGGCTTTTGGTGGAAAGGCAATTGAGCATTTTGAGACGCTGCAGTTTTCAGCGCTTACAAATCCCTGGCCTATTCGCTCGCAGCAAGACGATGCTTTGATTCCTGATTGGGGTTGGTGGGCGATTGCGGGTGGCGTTGTCGTCGTCGTTGCCACTGCTGTGGCAATAGGGCTCAGTACTTCGGATGAAGAACCGTAATTAGAGTGCCCGAATATAGGTCTTGAGCTTATCTTTACCGTTGCCTTCAAAGCTTATGAACTTAACACCCATGCCGAGTCCATCGGTTTTAGCTTCAGTATGACTGACGACTTTACCGCGAGCCACGACCATTTCTTTGCAGCCTGGAAGCGTAAACTTCAAAGTCATTTCGGTACCGAGCTGATGAGGAATTGCGCTGTCGAAAAATACGCCACCTGCACTGAGGTTGCCTGTTCGTCGAAAGTAAACGTCGTCTCCAACGAGCTCTTCCATCCACAATTCAAGCGATACGCGAGTGTGTTCTCGGCGCTCAGAACCGCGTCGTTCTTTGGGAGTTCTCCGGTTTGGACCGCCGTGTTTCCCTACGTTGTCGCGCCGACTATTTTGACGTCTTTCTGACATGGTTTCCCCCAAATGCCTGCTTGGGCTGATACAGGTTATTTTCCGGCGACCTAGCAAAAGATGTACACGCGGGCAAGCGGAACTCTAGGCTTTAAGGTTGGATTTGGCCAAGCAGTGGTGAGTGGAGCTCTAAGAAGGAGAGCGGTTGAGGATTATTACGGGTCGCGTCCGAGGCTATGGTAGAGGGAGGCTTCAGCCACATAATAGTTAAAGAGTGATTCATAATGTGTGAACTTGGCTTTAGAGTAAGCCGCCACACCTTCGAGCACGTCTCGGGCTGGTCCGGTACCTGTTGCAAATGCGCTGGCCGCAAAAGTCATCCATTTCCGGGCAGATTTCACACTTGAGCGTGATAATTCCTCAAGTTCTCTCTGGAGCTGGAAGTCTTCGTAGGACTGTTTTACCTGGAGTGGAATCCCGGTTTCAGCAAAACGACGCATTGCGCTAACTTCTGCATGTTTGGCGTCAGCTTGGTTTGCCCGGGCTACAGAATGCCATGGGTCAAAGTTAAATTGTAAGCCCATGGCGATGCCAGCTGTGAGCCCGTTGTAAGGATCGTAATGGTAAGGATTCTTCGAATCATCGCGCATTGGAGTCCAATCACTCTCAATTGTGCCAGCCAGAAAGAGGGTTGGCATGCTGGACAAGGCCTCGGCATCCTTCCATGCGAGTGCAGCTTTTTCACCGTGTGAGAGTTGCGACCATTCGGGCCGATTCTCGGAGGCTTCCATAATGAGACGTGGCAATTCTAAGTTTGGGTGGCTTTTGATTCGGGGCAATCGTTTTTCAGCAATGATAATGGGCGTGGATGCAGGCATACCCATTGTGTGCTTGAGTGCGGCCATGGTCATGGTCGCGGCATAGTTGCTTTGATGTTGGTAGCGGTAAGCTTCGTTACCAGCGTAGTCGATTTTCGTAAGGTCGATCTGTGTGACTGAACCCTGGGCGCTTTCATACTCTTTGGTGGCGTGCTCGCGAGCTTGCTTCACAACTTTTATAACGTTGCGAAGAGCCGGGCGGAGTGAAACCGAGAACAAGTGAGCGTAATATAGTTTACGAACTTCTAAGGCCAAGATGTGTTCGGCAGCTCGTACCCGAGCTTTTTCAACTTGGATAAGATGCTCAACGGCTCGTTCGTTGGCGCCGGCCCGACCAAAAGTTGTGAGGGGCTGAGCGAGGATAGCTTGGAGGTGAGTGTAGGGACCCCAGTCGGAAAGTCTGGAGTAACTCGTTTCTATGGAACTGTTGTCCATGGCGTTTCCACGAACACTGTACATCGGCGCGATGTAAGCAATACCCGTAAGCTTGGGGTAAAAAATAGATTCAACCTCGGCAAGCTTACCTTTGATAGCCTCTACACGTGCATTGGCTTCATCAAGAACAGCGCTCTGGGAAAGCGCAATCCGAACGCAATCATCCGATGTGAGCGCCTTCGGCTTCTCGGCCAGTGCAGTATTAAGAAAAGTGCCTGCAACCACCAGTGCTAGCCACGTAGGGGCGTGTCGAGCAAACCAAGTCATGTAAGTGGACCGTGTTTTTTCTGTGCTTCATCGAGACGTTTCTTGAGCTTCGAAACAAGTGTGGCAGCACCTTCTTCTTTGATGATTTTACCAAACTGATTTTGGTAGTCTTTGACCAGTGAGGCATCATCGATGCTTAAGTCGAAAAGTTTGAAAGTTTTACCGCCTTGGACCCAATGGAAAATGAGGCTGACCTCAAGGTCCTCTTCTTCAACAAAAATATCCAATGGGACGTCGGTTTGAGTTCCTGTTTGAACCGGCGTGCCCCAGGTGAGTTCGGCACCTCTGAAGAATGAACCTGACTTGG
Protein-coding regions in this window:
- a CDS encoding tetratricopeptide repeat protein, which encodes MATDYSTRDVSKLLKIPEHRVRHLARAGTLGQSPEAPITLPRRYSFDFRDMMVLRMASRLLAEGISSARVQRVLENLRDKMPTDLPLSGMQIFSEEERILVRTQGQTWEPESGQFMLSFDQADAKPQNSHPTTLNTQDPGIPEEDGNITSLIGDLEDSDDYRSADPWFEVGVALEATEPQKAYEAYLRALACNPEHVEAHINVGTLCSGAGELDRAAAYFRQAIRVNPQQPVAHYNLAVTYHDMHNVGSAIESYRDALKSDPDFADAHFNLATLLEQEGDREGAMRHLAAYRRVCAQHDPE
- a CDS encoding NAD(+)/NADH kinase, with the protein product MYRTVGRLEELMSKTIAIVIKPGTPQAVEALERLVKVAPGHRFIMEAQGHHAVEGLPVGIDRLAAKDIENQADLMVVFGGDGTLIHAASLLQSRAVPILGVNVGYIGFMTDVAIDEVERSIGAALAGELAITERMRLDVVLRFKDREPIHRLILNDVVLSLRQLSRLASYRVTVGDELMTTMRGDGVIVSTPTGSTAYAMAAGGSILSPTLRAIAVTPINPHQLTQRQMILDAEQTVTLSLDTETQVVATLDGQTAHSFNAEDLMLVRKADVPLRLFEVPWRSYFETLRTKLDWGNS
- a CDS encoding PilZ domain-containing protein, with protein sequence MSERRQNSRRDNVGKHGGPNRRTPKERRGSERREHTRVSLELWMEELVGDDVYFRRTGNLSAGGVFFDSAIPHQLGTEMTLKFTLPGCKEMVVARGKVVSHTEAKTDGLGMGVKFISFEGNGKDKLKTYIRAL
- a CDS encoding TolC family protein, with amino-acid sequence MTWFARHAPTWLALVVAGTFLNTALAEKPKALTSDDCVRIALSQSAVLDEANARVEAIKGKLAEVESIFYPKLTGIAYIAPMYSVRGNAMDNSSIETSYSRLSDWGPYTHLQAILAQPLTTFGRAGANERAVEHLIQVEKARVRAAEHILALEVRKLYYAHLFSVSLRPALRNVIKVVKQAREHATKEYESAQGSVTQIDLTKIDYAGNEAYRYQHQSNYAATMTMAALKHTMGMPASTPIIIAEKRLPRIKSHPNLELPRLIMEASENRPEWSQLSHGEKAALAWKDAEALSSMPTLFLAGTIESDWTPMRDDSKNPYHYDPYNGLTAGIAMGLQFNFDPWHSVARANQADAKHAEVSAMRRFAETGIPLQVKQSYEDFQLQRELEELSRSSVKSARKWMTFAASAFATGTGPARDVLEGVAAYSKAKFTHYESLFNYYVAEASLYHSLGRDP